The genomic interval TTCAGAAGGGAAATTTTAGATGCTTATTTATTTACAAGCCTACAACAAGTGCGCGAATTGAGCCAAGATTGGCTCAGAATTTATAACTTTGAAAGACCACATGAATCTTTACAAGATTTAACTCCTATGGAGTTTAAAGAAAAGTATATACTCTAACTTCTGCTGGTACCAAAATAAGGGAAGCCGACAATGTTTCAGCAAAGGCCAAAGGTGAACCTACTACAGGCATTGATTCGATGACCACAGCTTACTTAGAGCAAGATTTACCCACTATCCACCGGCTCAATGAGCAAGGCAATGCCAGATCATTTTTTGACATAGCGGTTAATGAGCGGAATCGAGACTGGATACCAGTGATCGTGAAAATGATCGCTACTCAGCCCACCTTTATAGCCATGGGTGCCGGGCATCTAGGAGGTGACCAGGGATTAATTCATTTATTACGTAAGCAAGGCTACAGCGTACTCCCTGTGTTTTCTACAACTAACTAGATCAGATAGATTGGAACAAGATATCTCCTGTATCGTCTATCGTAAATGTAAATGGTGTCAAACCTGCCCTTTTTCAGTGAGTGATAGGGAAGTGAAGAATGGAGAGGACGATGAAGGAGGTATACTTGAGTAGTGCAAATAAAAGGAAAAAGGCAATGGTACCTTAATAGGGATGGTTAAATTGCCCCTTTTTGTTAACTTAAAAAACAGGATTAAAAAACCTGCTCTCTGTCAACTCTTCATTTTAAAGTGTGAACTCCATTAATGGTGAAGGCGGCAATATATATACAGAAATTAATAAGTAGCTTTTTGTGCTCATTA from Rhodocytophaga rosea carries:
- a CDS encoding TraB/GumN family protein — its product is MTTAYLEQDLPTIHRLNEQGNARSFFDIAVNERNRDWIPVIVKMIATQPTFIAMGAGHLGGDQGLIHLLRKQGYSVLPVFSTTN